Proteins from one Planctomycetia bacterium genomic window:
- a CDS encoding (2Fe-2S)-binding protein, with protein sequence MTGKDPGSNARSGVNRRAFLKGSGAVAAATALHQAELAKAQDEAAVVVRESTTIKLDVNGAEHTVKVEPRDTLLETLRYQLDLTGAKPVSLDGSSGACTVLVDGKPMMASLLLAVACQGKRIETVESLGGDKVDPVVRAFVTHDAEQCGFCTPGFVVAVRAFLNKNPKATIDEIRAGLNGNICRCGTYANVIQAAVAVVKGDVNG encoded by the coding sequence ATGACGGGGAAAGACCCAGGGTCCAACGCGCGGTCGGGCGTCAATCGCCGCGCATTTCTGAAAGGCTCCGGCGCGGTCGCCGCGGCCACCGCACTTCACCAGGCGGAACTCGCCAAGGCCCAAGACGAAGCGGCCGTCGTCGTGCGTGAATCGACGACGATCAAGCTGGACGTCAACGGCGCCGAACACACGGTGAAAGTCGAGCCTCGCGACACGCTGCTCGAAACGTTGCGCTATCAACTGGATCTGACCGGCGCGAAGCCCGTCAGCCTCGATGGCAGTAGCGGCGCGTGTACCGTACTGGTCGACGGCAAGCCGATGATGGCCTCGCTGCTCCTGGCAGTCGCCTGCCAAGGGAAGCGAATTGAAACCGTGGAAAGCCTGGGCGGCGACAAGGTCGATCCCGTAGTCCGCGCGTTTGTCACGCACGATGCGGAGCAGTGCGGCTTCTGCACGCCTGGCTTCGTCGTGGCGGTGCGGGCGTTTCTCAACAAAAATCCGAAAGCGACGATTGACGAGATCCGCGCCGGGCTCAACGGGAATATTTGCCGCTGCGGCACGTACGCGAATGTCATTCAAGCCGCCGTGGCCGTCGTCAAGGGAGATGTCAATGGCTGA
- a CDS encoding DUF1326 domain-containing protein, with the protein MSHRVLSGLLFASIVLAAANSVTHAAKLEGAYLESRTCQVYTGPCFANSESGLAGKCAILAWNVSQGDHAGVDLAGLSVVVVVHSSDTLAFEGIDNGRELKSMILVDERATSEQRDALVDFARQQVGRAGEHVVKVESQPISMSLDVLDLRGKLEVGKVVKLSTRAARVGDCICGNEAAYYPPLARLENFAAGVCIENEFRGRGLGQRWSAPDSRSAYMGTFVY; encoded by the coding sequence ATGTCGCATCGCGTGCTGTCCGGTCTGCTGTTTGCTTCCATCGTGCTGGCCGCCGCGAATTCGGTGACCCACGCCGCGAAACTTGAAGGCGCGTACCTCGAAAGCCGCACGTGCCAGGTCTACACGGGGCCTTGCTTCGCGAATTCCGAATCCGGCCTGGCCGGCAAGTGCGCAATCCTCGCCTGGAACGTATCTCAAGGAGACCATGCGGGCGTCGATCTCGCCGGCCTCAGCGTCGTGGTCGTCGTCCACTCCTCCGACACGCTGGCCTTCGAGGGCATCGACAACGGTCGCGAACTTAAGTCAATGATCCTGGTGGACGAACGCGCCACTTCGGAACAACGCGACGCCCTCGTCGACTTTGCTCGTCAGCAGGTCGGCCGCGCCGGCGAGCACGTCGTCAAGGTTGAGTCTCAACCGATCAGCATGTCGCTGGATGTTCTCGACCTGCGCGGAAAGCTCGAAGTCGGCAAAGTGGTCAAGCTCTCGACCCGCGCCGCGCGCGTGGGCGACTGCATCTGCGGCAATGAGGCCGCCTACTATCCGCCGCTCGCTCGGCTGGAAAACTTCGCCGCCGGCGTCTGCATCGAAAACGAATTCCGCGGTCGCGGCCTGGGCCAACGCTGGTCGGCGCCCGACAGCCGCAGCGCCTACATGGGCACGTTCGTTTACTAG
- a CDS encoding right-handed parallel beta-helix repeat-containing protein, giving the protein MSRSQQRLNAHRRWAMMLAIALMALRAPARADDEADFSPRTEERQLPRSMRAEMSELPRVTVGTRDADIVGVDGRALQAAVDYVAALGGGIVEIGPGEFAMSDSLHLRPFVTVRGTPGETILRKTKADVSALALDGDYGEEQITLVSPEGFGVGAGVAIWDDNAGGFHTTVARITGRSGNTFSIDKPLNADCLAASHAQAATVFAVISGYGAEGARVEHVTVEGNQAENVALNGCRGGGVFLYRCHGAVIEDCLVRNYHGDGISFQQSNDVRVERCVSADNAGLGLHPGSGSQRAVVRECVARGNREDGLFLCWRVRHGLFEKNVLENNGRFGISIGHKDSDNLLRDNLVRLNGEDGVMFRNETVGMAAHRNRLENNRIEDNGATEPAAGIRVRGSTDGLVFRNNIIRDTRPMNEQTQAVGIRIEEDAGEVTLDGNDVRAKTTVDDRRSPKP; this is encoded by the coding sequence ATGTCACGATCCCAGCAACGACTCAACGCACATCGTCGCTGGGCGATGATGCTAGCAATTGCCTTGATGGCGCTTCGCGCGCCGGCTCGTGCCGACGATGAAGCCGATTTCTCGCCACGGACTGAGGAGCGGCAACTGCCTCGCTCCATGCGCGCGGAAATGAGCGAGCTGCCGCGCGTCACCGTCGGAACCCGCGACGCCGATATCGTGGGCGTCGATGGTCGCGCCTTGCAGGCCGCCGTGGATTACGTTGCGGCGCTCGGCGGCGGCATCGTAGAGATCGGCCCGGGCGAGTTCGCGATGTCAGACTCGCTGCATTTGCGTCCGTTCGTGACGGTGCGGGGCACGCCCGGCGAGACGATTCTGCGCAAAACGAAGGCGGACGTGTCTGCCCTCGCGCTCGACGGCGATTACGGCGAGGAGCAAATCACGCTTGTAAGTCCCGAAGGGTTCGGCGTCGGCGCCGGTGTGGCGATCTGGGACGACAACGCGGGCGGGTTTCATACGACCGTGGCGCGGATCACGGGGCGCAGCGGTAACACTTTTTCGATTGATAAGCCGCTAAACGCCGACTGCCTGGCGGCCAGCCACGCGCAAGCGGCCACGGTGTTTGCCGTCATCAGCGGCTACGGCGCCGAAGGGGCGCGCGTCGAACACGTGACGGTGGAAGGAAATCAGGCTGAGAACGTCGCGCTGAACGGCTGCCGGGGCGGCGGCGTATTTTTGTATCGGTGCCACGGCGCGGTCATCGAGGACTGCCTGGTTCGCAATTACCACGGCGATGGCATCAGCTTTCAACAGTCGAACGACGTACGGGTCGAGCGCTGTGTTTCGGCGGATAACGCGGGGTTGGGCTTGCACCCGGGGAGCGGCTCGCAGCGGGCGGTCGTCCGCGAATGTGTCGCGCGCGGCAATCGAGAGGATGGCTTGTTTCTTTGCTGGCGGGTGCGGCACGGGCTGTTCGAAAAGAACGTGTTGGAGAACAACGGGCGGTTCGGCATCTCGATCGGACATAAGGACAGCGACAATCTGCTGCGCGACAACCTCGTCCGGCTCAATGGCGAGGATGGCGTGATGTTCCGGAATGAGACGGTCGGTATGGCGGCGCACCGCAATCGGTTGGAGAACAATCGCATTGAGGACAATGGCGCCACGGAGCCTGCCGCGGGGATTCGCGTGCGCGGTTCCACGGACGGGCTGGTGTTTCGCAACAACATCATCCGCGACACGCGGCCGATGAATGAACAGACCCAAGCAGTCGGCATCCGGATCGAGGAAGACGCCGGCGAAGTGACTCTGGACGGCAACGACGTGCGAGCGAAGACGACTGTTGACGATCGCAGATCGCCGAAGCCGTGA